One genomic region from Vannielia litorea encodes:
- a CDS encoding 2-hydroxyacid dehydrogenase has product MGAERLSVVVTRRLPEVVETRMSELFDVRLREGDAPMTREELVAAMQDTDVLVPTITDTIDGGLIGQAGDRLKLIANYGAGFDHIDVATARQRGILVSNTPGVVTDDTADMTMALIIGVTRKIPQGAAVMTAGKWEGWSPTGYLGGRIAGRRLGILGMGRIGQAVARRAAAFGMQVHYHNRRRLRPEVEDELQATYWESLDQMLTRMDVISVNCPHTPSTFHLLSARRLKLLKPSAVIVNTSRGEVIDENALTRMLRAGEIAGAGLDVFDKTQKLNPRLYELPNVLLTPHMGSATEEGRVEMGEKVLINIKTFADGHRPPDQVVPAML; this is encoded by the coding sequence ATGGGCGCAGAGCGGCTGAGTGTTGTCGTAACGCGACGGTTGCCCGAGGTGGTCGAAACGCGGATGAGCGAACTCTTCGACGTGCGCCTGCGCGAGGGCGACGCGCCGATGACCCGCGAGGAGCTGGTGGCCGCCATGCAAGACACCGACGTGCTCGTGCCAACCATCACCGACACCATCGACGGCGGCCTTATTGGCCAGGCGGGCGACCGCCTGAAGCTGATCGCCAACTACGGCGCGGGCTTCGACCATATCGATGTGGCTACCGCCCGCCAGCGCGGCATTCTCGTCAGCAACACGCCCGGCGTGGTGACCGATGACACCGCAGATATGACAATGGCGCTGATCATTGGAGTCACACGGAAAATTCCGCAGGGCGCCGCTGTGATGACGGCCGGAAAATGGGAGGGCTGGTCGCCCACCGGCTACCTTGGCGGGCGGATTGCCGGTCGGCGGCTGGGCATCCTCGGCATGGGCCGGATTGGGCAGGCCGTGGCCCGCCGGGCCGCAGCTTTCGGCATGCAGGTGCATTACCATAACCGCCGCAGGCTGCGCCCTGAGGTGGAGGACGAGTTGCAGGCGACCTATTGGGAGAGCCTCGACCAGATGCTCACCCGGATGGATGTGATCTCGGTCAATTGCCCGCACACGCCATCGACGTTTCACCTGCTCTCGGCCCGCCGACTGAAGCTGCTGAAACCGTCCGCAGTGATCGTGAACACCTCCCGCGGTGAGGTGATCGACGAGAATGCTCTGACCCGGATGCTGCGTGCTGGAGAGATCGCAGGCGCAGGCCTCGACGTGTTCGACAAGACCCAGAAACTGAATCCACGCCTTTACGAGCTGCCCAATGTGCTGCTGACCCCGCACATGGGCTCAGCCACCGAGGAGGGGCGAGTGGAGATGGGCGAGAAGGTTCTGATCAACATCAAGACCTTCGCCGATGGCCACCGCCCGCCCGATCAGGTCGTTCCGGCGATGCTCTGA
- a CDS encoding SH3 domain-containing protein has translation MGRLAGASRGSRAIFHSVIGCLAGAVLASALHAAEERGPVTNLPLPRFVSLKADEGNVRRGPSLSHRVDWVFARRNMPLEVTAEYGHWRRVRDREGAGGWVHYSLLSGVRTALVEEDMVALRMKPDDEAPVNARAEAGVVARVSECNLDWCWVIAGGERGWVRKAALWGVKREEILE, from the coding sequence ATGGGGCGGCTGGCAGGCGCTTCCCGAGGCAGTCGGGCGATTTTTCACAGCGTTATCGGATGCTTGGCTGGCGCAGTACTGGCCAGCGCCCTGCATGCGGCGGAAGAGCGCGGGCCGGTGACGAACCTGCCCCTGCCCCGCTTCGTTTCGCTGAAGGCCGATGAGGGCAACGTGCGGCGCGGGCCGTCGCTCAGCCACCGGGTCGACTGGGTTTTTGCCCGCCGGAACATGCCCTTGGAAGTTACCGCTGAATACGGCCATTGGCGCCGGGTGCGCGACCGCGAAGGCGCGGGCGGATGGGTCCATTACTCGCTTCTGTCGGGCGTGCGGACAGCGCTTGTGGAAGAAGACATGGTAGCGCTCCGGATGAAGCCCGATGACGAGGCGCCGGTGAACGCACGGGCCGAGGCGGGCGTGGTGGCACGGGTCAGCGAGTGCAACCTCGACTGGTGCTGGGTCATTGCCGGAGGCGAGCGCGGCTGGGTCCGGAAAGCTGCGCTTTGGGGCGTGAAACGGGAAGAAATTCTCGAGTGA
- a CDS encoding extensin family protein, with amino-acid sequence MIRLAAALALLAAPALAEAPAQSLMPLPRPSEATEEAAQTVVSTRGVMPAGPLRPKPRPEAEASAEPIAAAPKPARLRPATRPPAETEQLTIVRVIRGPLAHAQLQAQPRPPHIDRLVKEQATLSEVKFGRKGSVCGINSIKGQSVSSFGRPGKGCGIANPVQVTSVQGISLSSTATMDCGTAKALDRWVKKGLKPAIGRKGGGVKQIKVVAHYACRNRNNAKSGRLSEHAKGRAVDIAGVTLRDGTYVSVLKGWGSKAWAAALKKMHKAACGPFGTVLGPNANAYHRDHFHFDTARYRSGSYCR; translated from the coding sequence TTGATCCGACTCGCCGCAGCCCTTGCCCTGCTGGCCGCTCCGGCCTTGGCAGAAGCGCCGGCGCAAAGCCTCATGCCGTTGCCGCGCCCCTCGGAAGCCACTGAAGAAGCAGCGCAAACCGTCGTTTCCACGCGCGGTGTCATGCCAGCAGGTCCGCTCCGCCCCAAGCCGCGCCCTGAGGCTGAGGCCAGTGCCGAGCCCATTGCCGCAGCGCCCAAGCCCGCACGGCTGCGCCCGGCCACACGCCCCCCGGCGGAGACTGAGCAGCTGACAATTGTTCGCGTCATTCGCGGCCCGCTCGCCCATGCCCAGCTTCAGGCGCAGCCCCGTCCGCCGCACATTGACCGGCTCGTTAAGGAACAGGCAACGCTCAGTGAGGTAAAGTTCGGGCGTAAAGGCTCGGTCTGCGGGATCAACTCGATCAAGGGCCAGTCCGTCAGCAGCTTCGGGCGGCCGGGCAAGGGCTGCGGCATTGCCAACCCGGTGCAGGTCACCTCGGTGCAGGGCATTTCGCTCTCCAGCACCGCCACGATGGATTGCGGCACAGCCAAGGCGCTGGACCGGTGGGTCAAGAAAGGGCTGAAGCCCGCCATCGGCCGCAAGGGCGGCGGGGTGAAGCAGATCAAGGTTGTGGCGCATTATGCCTGCCGCAACCGCAACAACGCCAAGTCCGGGCGGCTCTCGGAGCACGCCAAAGGACGGGCGGTGGATATCGCGGGGGTCACCCTGCGCGATGGCACCTATGTGTCGGTCCTCAAGGGCTGGGGCTCAAAGGCCTGGGCCGCGGCGCTCAAGAAGATGCACAAGGCCGCCTGCGGGCCGTTCGGCACGGTGCTCGGGCCGAATGCGAACGCCTATCACCGCGACCATTTCCACTTCGATACCGCGCGGTATCGCTCGGGGTCTTATTGCCGCTAA
- a CDS encoding prephenate/arogenate dehydrogenase family protein, which translates to MIYQRVALIGLGLIASSMAHAIRRGGLAGEIIGTARSAETREIAREIGLCDRVVDTATEAVQGADLVVLCVPVGAMGGVAEEIAPHLSEGCTITDVGSVKKAVIDAVAPHLPENVHFIPGHPLAGTEHSGPRSGFAELFDNRWNILVPTPGTPPEATEKLRKLWEGMGANVEEMDPEHHDLVLAVTSHCPHLIAYTMVGVADDLRRVTDSEVIKYSAAGFRDFTRIAASDPTMWRDVFLNNKEATLEILGRFTEELFALQRAIRTGDGEQLFDYFTHTRAIRRGIIEAGQDTDAPDFGRGAKR; encoded by the coding sequence ATGATCTACCAACGCGTCGCCCTCATCGGCCTTGGCCTCATCGCCTCTTCCATGGCCCACGCCATCCGCAGGGGCGGCCTCGCAGGCGAGATCATCGGCACCGCCCGATCCGCCGAAACCCGCGAAATCGCTCGCGAAATCGGCCTTTGTGACCGCGTGGTCGATACCGCCACCGAAGCTGTGCAGGGGGCCGATCTGGTCGTGCTCTGCGTGCCCGTCGGGGCGATGGGCGGCGTCGCAGAAGAGATCGCGCCGCACCTCTCCGAGGGCTGCACCATCACCGATGTCGGCTCGGTAAAGAAGGCGGTGATCGATGCGGTGGCCCCGCACCTGCCTGAAAACGTTCACTTCATCCCCGGCCACCCGCTCGCGGGCACCGAGCATTCCGGCCCGCGCTCCGGCTTTGCCGAGCTTTTCGACAACCGCTGGAACATCCTCGTGCCCACGCCGGGCACGCCGCCGGAAGCGACTGAAAAGCTTCGCAAACTCTGGGAGGGCATGGGCGCCAACGTCGAGGAGATGGACCCCGAGCACCATGACCTCGTGCTCGCCGTTACCTCTCACTGCCCCCACCTCATCGCCTACACGATGGTCGGCGTGGCCGACGATCTGCGCCGCGTGACCGACAGCGAGGTGATCAAGTACTCCGCCGCCGGTTTCCGCGATTTCACCCGCATCGCCGCCTCCGACCCGACGATGTGGCGCGATGTGTTCCTGAACAACAAGGAAGCCACGCTGGAGATTCTGGGCCGCTTCACCGAGGAGCTTTTTGCCCTCCAGCGCGCCATCCGAACCGGCGACGGCGAGCAATTGTTCGACTACTTCACTCACACTCGCGCCATCCGCCGCGGCATCATCGAGGCCGGGCAGGATACCGATGCGCCGGACTTCGGGCGCGGGGCGAAGCGTTGA
- the hisC gene encoding histidinol-phosphate transaminase yields MSAPIPQPGISEIALYQSGKSTFQGVENPLKLSANENPFGCSPRVAEAIAAELGTLHRYPGTDHQMLRDAIAEAHDLPADQLICGVGSDEILHLAAQAYAGPGDEVVYTEHGFSVYPIVARAAGAEPVAAPERDRVADVDAILSACNEKTKIVYLANPNNPTGTMIGGNEVVRLADGLPEGCLLVLDGAYAEFVEGFDGGASLAATRDNVLMTRTFSKIYGLGGLRVGWGFGSREIIDTLTRIRGPFNLSAMQIAGAVAALQDAEFTEKSRTENTRNRALLARGLAALGIPADSSQANFILARFSSAEEADAAFNHLGNQGLIVRQVGGYGLPECLRITVGTEDNCRAVLAALQTFKAAR; encoded by the coding sequence ATGTCTGCACCCATTCCCCAACCCGGCATTTCAGAGATCGCTCTCTACCAGAGCGGTAAGAGCACCTTCCAAGGTGTTGAAAACCCTCTGAAACTGTCCGCCAACGAAAACCCGTTCGGCTGTTCGCCGCGCGTGGCCGAGGCTATTGCCGCCGAGCTTGGCACCCTGCACCGCTACCCCGGCACCGACCACCAGATGTTGCGCGATGCGATTGCCGAGGCGCATGATCTGCCCGCCGATCAATTGATCTGTGGGGTCGGCTCTGATGAAATCCTCCACCTCGCCGCCCAGGCCTATGCCGGACCGGGGGATGAGGTCGTCTACACAGAGCACGGCTTTTCCGTCTATCCCATCGTTGCCCGCGCCGCCGGTGCCGAGCCTGTCGCGGCCCCCGAGCGGGACCGCGTGGCCGATGTCGATGCCATCCTAAGTGCGTGCAACGAAAAGACAAAAATCGTCTACCTCGCCAACCCCAACAACCCCACCGGCACCATGATCGGCGGCAACGAGGTGGTGCGCCTGGCCGATGGTCTGCCCGAGGGCTGCCTGCTGGTGCTCGACGGCGCCTATGCCGAGTTCGTCGAAGGGTTCGACGGCGGGGCCTCTCTCGCTGCCACCCGCGATAACGTCCTGATGACGCGGACCTTTTCCAAGATCTACGGCCTCGGCGGGCTGCGCGTCGGCTGGGGCTTCGGCTCCCGCGAGATCATTGACACGCTCACCCGCATCCGCGGCCCCTTCAACCTGAGCGCCATGCAGATCGCCGGGGCCGTGGCTGCCCTGCAAGATGCCGAATTCACTGAGAAATCCCGCACCGAAAACACCCGCAACCGCGCACTTTTAGCCCGTGGTCTCGCCGCCCTCGGTATTCCGGCCGATTCCTCGCAAGCCAACTTCATCCTCGCCCGCTTCTCCAGTGCCGAGGAGGCGGATGCTGCCTTCAATCACCTTGGAAATCAGGGGCTTATCGTGCGTCAGGTCGGCGGCTACGGGCTGCCGGAGTGCCTGCGCATCACTGTAGGCACCGAAGACAACTGCCGCGCCGTCCTCGCCGCGCTCCAAACCTTCAAGGCCGCCCGATGA
- a CDS encoding TIGR00645 family protein gives MERRFEGALFAARWLMAPMYLGLAICLAMLTFIFARELIYYLPKVMTMSADKSILVVLSLIDLSLAGNLLLIVLFSGYENFVSKLDIGDPADRPAWMGTVDFSGLKMKLIGSIVAISAIHLLKRFMEIGNEEADAIYGEHELFWLVVIHLTFVTSGVLMALMDYLTARSKKS, from the coding sequence ATCGAACGCCGCTTCGAGGGCGCGCTCTTCGCCGCCCGCTGGCTGATGGCGCCGATGTATCTCGGCCTCGCCATCTGTCTCGCCATGCTCACCTTCATCTTCGCGCGGGAGCTCATCTATTACCTGCCCAAGGTGATGACGATGAGCGCCGACAAGTCGATCCTCGTGGTCCTCTCGCTGATCGACCTCTCGCTCGCCGGAAACCTCCTGCTGATCGTCCTCTTCTCGGGCTACGAGAACTTCGTCTCCAAGCTCGACATCGGCGATCCGGCAGACCGCCCGGCATGGATGGGCACCGTCGATTTCTCCGGCCTGAAGATGAAGCTGATCGGCTCCATCGTGGCCATCTCAGCCATCCACCTGCTGAAACGTTTCATGGAAATCGGCAATGAGGAGGCCGATGCGATCTATGGCGAGCACGAGCTGTTCTGGCTGGTGGTGATCCACCTCACCTTTGTCACCTCCGGCGTGCTCATGGCGCTGATGGATTACCTCACCGCCCGCTCGAAGAAGTCGTAG
- a CDS encoding homospermidine synthase: MSHPVYGRIDGPIVMIGFGSIGKGTWPLIERHFEYYADQFLVIEPDDRQHNFLRQHKLNFIDTALTPENYKEVLSGLFPDGKGFCVNLSVDTSSLDILKHCRELGVLYIDTVAEPWAGFYFDTQDNASRTNYALRQAVRDEKAANPGGPTAVNCCGANPGMVSWFVKEALLTLAKDTGADATPPTNREGWAKLMQSLGVQGVHIAERDTQARRVPRPRNVFVNTWSVEGFIAEGFQPAELGWGTHEPWFPENGHRQETGCQAAIWLDRPGAITRVHTWCPTPGPQFGFLVTHNEAISISDYYTVGQGAEPEYRPTCHYAYHPADDAVLSLHEMFGSGKQQTKHHILTEDEIVEGIDELGVLLYGHEKNALWFGSRLSNEETRDLAPYQNATGLQVTSAVLAGMVWALENPEAGIVEADEMDHARCLEVQRPYLGPVEAHYTDWTPLQDRWEHFPEDIDESVPWAFRNVLAT, translated from the coding sequence ATGTCCCACCCCGTTTACGGCCGTATCGACGGCCCCATCGTCATGATCGGCTTCGGCTCCATCGGCAAAGGCACATGGCCGCTGATCGAGCGCCACTTCGAGTATTACGCCGACCAGTTCCTCGTCATCGAGCCCGACGACCGGCAGCACAACTTCCTGCGCCAGCACAAGCTCAACTTCATCGACACGGCGCTGACGCCCGAGAACTACAAGGAGGTGCTCTCCGGCCTCTTCCCAGATGGCAAGGGCTTCTGCGTCAACCTCTCGGTCGATACCTCCTCGCTGGATATCCTCAAGCACTGCCGCGAACTCGGCGTGCTCTACATCGACACCGTGGCCGAGCCTTGGGCGGGCTTCTACTTCGACACGCAAGACAACGCCTCCCGCACCAACTACGCGCTCCGTCAGGCGGTGCGTGACGAGAAAGCCGCCAACCCCGGCGGCCCCACCGCCGTCAACTGCTGCGGCGCCAACCCCGGCATGGTCAGCTGGTTCGTCAAGGAGGCGCTGCTGACGCTGGCCAAGGATACCGGCGCAGATGCCACCCCGCCCACCAACCGCGAAGGCTGGGCCAAGCTGATGCAGTCCCTCGGCGTTCAAGGCGTCCACATCGCCGAGCGTGATACTCAGGCCCGCCGCGTGCCCCGCCCCCGCAACGTCTTCGTCAACACTTGGTCGGTCGAGGGCTTCATCGCCGAGGGCTTCCAGCCCGCCGAGCTGGGTTGGGGCACCCATGAGCCGTGGTTCCCCGAAAACGGCCACCGGCAAGAGACCGGCTGCCAGGCCGCCATCTGGCTCGACCGTCCCGGTGCCATCACCCGCGTCCACACATGGTGCCCCACGCCCGGCCCGCAGTTCGGCTTTCTCGTCACCCACAACGAGGCAATCTCGATCTCCGACTATTACACCGTGGGGCAGGGGGCCGAACCCGAGTATCGCCCGACTTGCCACTATGCCTACCACCCGGCGGATGACGCCGTTTTGAGCCTCCACGAGATGTTCGGCTCCGGCAAACAGCAGACCAAGCACCACATCCTCACCGAGGATGAGATCGTTGAAGGCATCGACGAGCTGGGCGTCCTGCTCTACGGCCACGAGAAAAACGCGCTCTGGTTCGGCTCCCGCCTCTCCAACGAAGAGACACGCGATCTCGCCCCCTACCAGAACGCCACCGGCCTCCAGGTCACCTCCGCCGTACTCGCCGGCATGGTCTGGGCGCTGGAAAACCCCGAGGCTGGCATCGTCGAGGCCGACGAGATGGACCACGCCCGCTGCCTCGAGGTGCAACGCCCCTACCTCGGCCCGGTCGAGGCGCACTACACTGATTGGACCCCCCTGCAGGATCGCTGGGAGCATTTCCCCGAGGACATCGACGAAAGCGTGCCTTGGGCCTTCCGCAACGTGCTCGCGACCTGA
- a CDS encoding DUF4394 domain-containing protein — MTKSLLTSAAALLALGAAPAFADGHAGKMGYALANDGSTLVVMADIASPGDVQTFDLAQPLRAIAYRPVTGDLLGFADGMIVTVNPASGEVTDLGAAFDENAMIGADGYVAFDFNNAIDAVRAVGSDGANLVYFPEGFGDNDPKANTVKRFTDAAYGEGDANAGTTPMIFANAYTNAISGETAESTAQFALDAATDSLVTLANNDGTLGTVGKVMVDGEAVDLSAWGGFDIISPEEGTDMAYAVLQMEGAESAGLYSINLSSGAATMIADLGMGGFSGFAVSPGM, encoded by the coding sequence ATGACCAAATCCCTTCTGACCTCCGCCGCAGCCCTCCTTGCCCTTGGTGCTGCTCCTGCCTTCGCCGATGGCCACGCTGGCAAGATGGGCTACGCCCTTGCCAATGATGGCAGCACGCTTGTTGTCATGGCTGACATTGCTTCTCCGGGCGATGTGCAGACCTTCGACCTTGCGCAGCCGCTGCGGGCCATTGCCTACCGCCCGGTCACAGGTGACCTGCTCGGCTTTGCCGACGGCATGATCGTGACCGTGAACCCGGCGAGCGGCGAAGTGACCGACCTGGGCGCGGCCTTTGACGAGAACGCCATGATCGGCGCCGATGGCTACGTCGCCTTCGACTTCAACAACGCGATCGACGCTGTGCGGGCCGTAGGCTCGGACGGGGCGAACCTCGTGTACTTCCCCGAGGGCTTTGGCGACAATGACCCGAAGGCGAACACGGTGAAGCGCTTCACCGATGCGGCCTATGGCGAGGGTGATGCCAACGCCGGCACCACGCCGATGATCTTTGCCAACGCCTACACCAACGCGATCTCGGGCGAGACCGCGGAATCGACCGCGCAGTTCGCGCTGGATGCCGCGACTGACTCGCTGGTGACGCTGGCCAACAACGACGGCACGCTGGGCACCGTGGGCAAGGTGATGGTCGACGGCGAGGCCGTGGACCTGAGCGCCTGGGGCGGGTTTGACATCATCTCCCCCGAAGAAGGCACCGACATGGCCTATGCCGTGCTGCAGATGGAAGGCGCGGAGAGCGCCGGGCTCTACTCCATCAACCTGTCGAGCGGCGCGGCCACTATGATCGCCGATCTCGGCATGGGCGGCTTCTCGGGCTTCGCCGTCAGCCCCGGCATGTGA
- a CDS encoding nuclear transport factor 2 family protein, giving the protein MTHPLPAPIAGYIEEDNAGGDTARWFAEDAEVRDEGSTHEGREAIATWKRAAHAAYDYRSAVTGVEPGAAEGQLIVTCHVTGSFPGGEVMLRYRFTLDDGLIARLEIAP; this is encoded by the coding sequence ATGACCCATCCCCTGCCCGCCCCGATTGCGGGGTACATCGAAGAAGACAACGCCGGGGGCGACACGGCCCGCTGGTTTGCCGAGGACGCAGAGGTGCGCGACGAGGGTTCCACGCACGAGGGCCGGGAGGCGATTGCCACGTGGAAGCGGGCGGCCCATGCGGCCTACGACTACCGCAGCGCGGTGACGGGCGTGGAGCCGGGAGCGGCGGAGGGGCAGCTTATTGTCACCTGCCATGTGACCGGGAGCTTTCCGGGCGGCGAGGTGATGCTGCGTTACAGGTTCACACTGGATGATGGACTGATTGCGCGGCTGGAGATTGCGCCGTGA
- the rpsD gene encoding 30S ribosomal protein S4, giving the protein MTKRTSAKYKIDRRMGENIWGRPKSPVNRREYGPGQHGQRRKGKLSDFGLQLRAKQKLKGYYGDLTEKQFKRIFAEAARVKGDTGENLIGLLERRLDAVVYRAKFVPTIFAARQFVNHGHVKVNGQRVNIPSYRVKEGDVIEVRDKSKQLAVVLEAVGLAERDVPEYIEADHSKMTATFVRTPGLSDVPYAVQMEPNLVIEFYAQN; this is encoded by the coding sequence GTGACCAAACGCACCTCTGCCAAGTACAAGATCGACCGCCGCATGGGCGAAAACATCTGGGGCCGCCCGAAGTCCCCGGTAAACCGCCGCGAATACGGCCCCGGCCAGCACGGCCAGCGCCGCAAGGGCAAGCTCTCCGACTTCGGCCTGCAGCTCCGCGCCAAGCAGAAGCTCAAAGGCTACTACGGCGACCTGACCGAAAAGCAGTTCAAGCGCATCTTCGCCGAAGCCGCCCGTGTGAAAGGCGACACCGGTGAAAACCTCATCGGCCTGCTCGAGCGCCGCCTCGACGCCGTGGTGTATCGCGCCAAGTTCGTGCCGACCATCTTCGCCGCCCGCCAGTTCGTGAACCATGGCCACGTCAAGGTGAACGGCCAGCGCGTCAACATCCCCTCCTACCGCGTGAAAGAGGGTGACGTGATCGAGGTCCGCGACAAGTCCAAGCAGCTCGCCGTTGTGCTCGAGGCCGTCGGCCTCGCCGAGCGTGACGTGCCCGAGTACATCGAGGCCGACCACTCCAAGATGACCGCGACCTTCGTGCGCACCCCCGGCCTGTCGGACGTGCCCTACGCGGTGCAGATGGAACCGAACCTCGTCATCGAATTCTACGCTCAGAACTAA
- a CDS encoding Hint domain-containing protein, producing the protein MKTGFLGTFVIPWSHTETDGHPGAAVESLRPGAIWRWSGALTRVDGPGDVLSLGSAEGVADLHKRAARKVRRMITGNGEALAVLARGADARKALARAEAIAQVAEGEALLAHASFTVTDGQQAWMASWIETVPGASGLLMFAGGVPPEGADLWVSHVASASDTPPRPGETAQGGVICFTAGTRIATPEGYKLVEELGEGDMVQTADDGAQPVMWAGQRRMTGARLFAMPHLRPMRIRAGVLGPDIPDGDLLVSPNHRLLLRGPAAQALYNTPEVLVRARDLSGLRGISTDHHLTEATYVHILMDRHQVLFANGVETESFHPAEADFGTLDAGDRDRLLGGLPWLKKRPDDYGAPARRTLSGAEAAILRHDAALAA; encoded by the coding sequence ATGAAAACGGGCTTTCTCGGCACGTTTGTCATCCCTTGGTCGCACACGGAAACAGATGGGCACCCCGGCGCAGCCGTGGAAAGCCTGCGTCCGGGCGCGATCTGGCGCTGGAGCGGGGCGCTCACCCGGGTCGATGGACCCGGCGATGTGCTATCGCTCGGCAGTGCGGAGGGCGTGGCAGACCTTCACAAACGTGCGGCACGCAAGGTGCGGCGGATGATCACCGGCAACGGCGAGGCGCTTGCGGTGCTTGCGCGCGGGGCAGATGCCCGCAAGGCGCTGGCGCGGGCCGAGGCCATCGCGCAGGTGGCCGAGGGCGAGGCGCTTCTGGCCCATGCCAGCTTCACCGTGACTGACGGCCAGCAGGCTTGGATGGCGAGCTGGATCGAGACCGTGCCGGGCGCTTCCGGCCTGCTGATGTTCGCAGGCGGCGTGCCGCCCGAGGGCGCCGACCTCTGGGTCAGCCATGTGGCAAGCGCCTCCGATACGCCCCCGAGGCCGGGTGAAACCGCGCAGGGCGGGGTGATCTGCTTCACCGCAGGCACCCGCATCGCCACACCCGAGGGCTACAAACTGGTCGAGGAACTGGGCGAGGGCGACATGGTGCAAACCGCCGATGATGGTGCCCAGCCGGTCATGTGGGCCGGTCAGCGCCGGATGACCGGCGCGCGCCTCTTCGCCATGCCCCACCTGCGCCCCATGCGCATCCGCGCTGGCGTGCTCGGGCCCGACATTCCCGATGGCGACCTGCTGGTCTCGCCAAACCACCGCCTCCTGCTGCGCGGCCCGGCCGCACAGGCGCTCTACAACACCCCCGAGGTGCTGGTCCGCGCGCGCGATCTGTCCGGCCTGCGCGGCATCTCCACCGACCACCACCTGACCGAGGCCACCTACGTGCATATCCTGATGGACCGGCACCAGGTGCTCTTCGCCAACGGGGTCGAGACCGAGAGCTTCCACCCCGCCGAGGCCGATTTCGGAACGCTCGACGCGGGCGACCGGGATCGCCTGCTGGGCGGCCTTCCATGGCTGAAGAAGCGCCCTGACGACTATGGCGCCCCCGCCCGCCGCACCCTCTCCGGGGCTGAGGCGGCAATCCTGCGCCACGACGCGGCACTGGCGGCCTGA